In Rosa chinensis cultivar Old Blush chromosome 1, RchiOBHm-V2, whole genome shotgun sequence, a genomic segment contains:
- the LOC112181859 gene encoding protein DMR6-LIKE OXYGENASE 2: MAPPNSALMSDLVSGATHVPSQFVRPEHDRPNLDQVIQSPDMSIPLIDLQDFDGSRRSEIIKQIGLACQDYGFFQVKNHGIDEAVIDNLLAVAKEFFHLPESERMKVYSEDPYKTIRLSTSFNVRVEEVSCWRDYLRLHCHPLEDYIHEWPANPPSFREDVAKYCKKVRGLAVRLLQGISESLGLERDYINKALAKHGQHMAINYYPPCPQPELTYGLPGHTDPNVVTLLLQDDVGGLQVLKGGKWVAVKPIPHTFIFNLGDQMQVLSNDRYKSILHRAVVNSDKERISIPTFYCPSYDAVIKPAPKLVDDDHPALYRSFTYGEFYGNFWDKGIDKKSGTSLGMFKTN; this comes from the exons ATGGCACCTCCAAATTCAGCACTCATGTCCGACCTTGTATCTGGTGCAACCCATGTTCCTTCTCAATTCGTCCGACCCGAACATGATCGTCCCAATCTTGACCAGGTCATTCAGTCCCCTGATATGTCCATTCCTCTCATCGACCTCCAAGATTTCGACGGCTCACGGCGCTCAGAAATCATTAAGCAGATCGGCCTTGCCTGCCAAGACTATGGCTTTTTTCAG GTTAAAAACCATGGAATTGACGAGGCAGTGATCGATAACTTGTTGGCTGTGGCAAAGGAGTTTTTCCATTTGCCAGAGAGTGAAAGGATGAAGGTTTACTCTGAAGACCCTTATAAGACCATAAGACTGTCGACTAGCTTCAATGTCAGAGTTGAGGAAGTATCCTGCTGGAGAGATTACCTAAGACTCCACTGCCACCCTCTGGAGGATTACATTCATGAGTGGCCAGCCAACCCTCCCTCTTTCAG GGAAGATGTGGCAAAGTATTGCAAGAAAGTCAGAGGCCTTGCAGTGAGACTCCTTCAAGGCATATCTGAAAGCCTGGGACTGGAACGAGACTACATCAACAAGGCCCTAGCAAAGCATGGGCAGCACATGGCGATCAATTACTATCCACCATGCCCTCAGCCAGAGCTGACCTACGGCCTACCCGGGCATACTGACCCGAACGTCGTCACCCTCCTCCTCCAGGACGACGTGGGAGGCTTGCAGGTTCTCAAGGGCGGGAAATGGGTTGCTGTCAAGCCCATTCCTCACACCTTCATCTTCAACCTCGGCGACCAAATGCAG gttttgaGCAATGATCGCTATAAGAGTATACTCCACCGCGCGGTGGTGAATAGCGACAAGGAAAGGATCTCCATCCCAACATTCTACTGCCCATCATACGATGCTGTGATCAAACCTGCCCCGAAACTGGTAGATGATGATCATCCGGCCCTCTATCGGAGCTTCACTTACGGTGAATTCTACGGGAATTTCTGGGACAAGGGCATTGATAAGAAATCTGGAACCAGTTTGGGCATGTTTAAAACAAACTAG
- the LOC112182972 gene encoding protein CURVATURE THYLAKOID 1B, chloroplastic — MASTSSTLTISSSSTPFDTKTPRHSAAPSPQCVTLPTLPPPPVQSQNRPGKTTAYCRKIARNVMAMATGEAPAEVATTELPEVLKTIQESWDKVEDKYAVSSLAVAGVVALWGSTGMILAIDRLPLIPGALELVGIGYTGWFAYKNLVYKPDREALIQKIKDTYKDIIGSS, encoded by the exons ATGGCCTCCACCTCCTCCACACTTACCATCTCCTCCTCTTCTACCCCTTTTGACACCAAGACTCCTCGCCACTCCGCCGCACCCTCACCGCAATGTGTGACACTCCCTACGCTTCCTCCACCGCCGGTGCAGTCTCAAAACCGCCCAGGGAAGACCACTGCCTATT GCCGTAAGATTGCTCGCAATGTCATGGCCATGGCCACTGGGGAAGCACCAGCAGAAGTTGCAACAACCGAGCTGCCAGAGGTTTTGAAGACAATTCAAGAATCT TGGGACAAAGTTGAAGACAAGTATGCAGTGTCTTCACTTGCAGTAGCTGGTGTTGTTGCATTATGGGGCTCTACCGGGATGATTTTG GCAATTGATCGGCTTCCTTTGATTCCTGGAGCTCTCGAGCTTGTTGGCATTGGCTACACTGGG TGGTTTGCATACAAGAACCTGGTGTACAAACCAGACAG GGAAGCTTTGATACAGAAGATAAAAGACACATACAAAGACATAATTGGCAGCAGCTAG
- the LOC112186762 gene encoding caffeic acid 3-O-methyltransferase: MSIDSSKPVMTSTKEEEESFSSAMQLVTSTVLSMSMQSAVELGVFDIIAKAGEGAGLSSTKIAAQLGTQNSEAPMMLDRILRLLASHSVLNCTVVNTNDDDHSDGPNFKRVYSLAPVSKYFVKSDEDGVSLGAMMALIQDKVFLDSWFQLKGAVVEGGIPFNRVHGTHAFEYPGLDPRFNQVFNTAMFNHTTIVIKKILDLYKGFEHLKQLVDVGGGLGVTLSLITSRYPHIKGINFDLPHVIKDAPSYTGVEHVGGDMFASVPSGDAIFMKWILHDWSDEHCLKLLKNCYNAIPDNGKVIVVEALLPVVPETSTAVKSTSQLDVLMMTQNPGGKERSEEEFIALATAAGFRGIRYECFVCNFWVLEFFK, translated from the exons ATGAGCATTGACAGTTCTAAGCCAGTAATGACGtccacaaaagaagaagaagaaagcttcAGCTCTGCAATGCAGCTGGTGACTTCTACTGTGCTGTCTATGTCCATGCAATCAGCAGTTGAGCTTGGAGTTTTCGACATCATAGCCAAAGCTGGTGAGGGTGCGGGTCTCTCCTCAACCAAGATTGCAGCTCAGCTAGGCACCCAGAACTCCGAGGCGCCCATGATGTTGGATCGAATCCTCAGGCTACTGGCAAGTCACTCTGTGCTCAATTGCACCGTGGTTAATACTAATGATGATGACCATAGTGATGGGCCTAATTTTAAGAGGGTTTATAGTCTTGCTCCTGTGTCCAAGTACTTTGTGAAGAGTGATGAAGATGGTGTTTCTTTAGGCGCCATGATGGCATTGATTCAAGACAAGGTCTTCTTGGACAGCTG GTTCCAGTTGAAAGGTGCTGTTGTAGAAGGAGGAATCCCATTTAACAGGGTCCATGGCACACATGCCTTTGAGTATCCAGGTTTGGATCCCAGGTTTAACCAAGTGTTCAACACAGCAATGTTCAACCACACCACTATTGTTATCAAGAAAATTCTTGATCTCTACAAGGGTTTTGAGCATCTTAAGCAACTTGTTGATGTTGGGGGTGGCCTTGGAGTGACTCTTAGCCTAATAACTTCTAGATACCCTCACATTAAGGGCATCAACTTTGACTTGCCTCATGTCATCAAAGACGCCCCTTCTTACACTG GAGTGGAACATGTTGGAGGAGACATGTTTGCAAGTGTTCCAAGTGGGGATGCCATTTTTATGAAG TGGATACTTCATGACTGGAGTGATGAACACTGCTTGAAGCTCCTGAAAAATTGTTACAACGCTATACCAGACAATGGAAAAGTAATTGTTGTGGAAGCACTTCTTCCAGTTGTGCCAGAGACTAGCACTGCTGTGAAGAGCACCTCCCAACTTGATGTGCTTATGATGACACAGAACCCGGGAGGAAAAGAGCGAAGCGAAGAAGAATTCATAGCCTTGGCAACTGCTGCTGGGTTTCGCGGCATCAGATATGAATGTTTTGTCTGTAATTTTTGGGTTCTGGAGTTCTTTAAGTAG
- the LOC112178673 gene encoding anthranilate N-methyltransferase produces MASSLETKPQAIVLDDERKQEAESFHYAVQLVVSSALPMSMQSAIELGLFDIIARAGAGAGLSAPQIAAQIGTQNPEAAFMLDRILRLLATHSVLGCSLVDGQRLYRLSAVSKHFVTEDGVSLGFVMALFQDKVFINSWSQLKDAVIEGGIPFERFHGMPTFEYSGSDPRFNQVFNTAMFNHTTLVVKRILDLYRGFEHLGELVDVGGGLGVALSLITSRYPHIKGINYDLPHVIKYAHPSPGVEHVGGDMFAHVPSGDAIFLKGILHDWTDEDCIKLLKNCYSATPGDGKVIVLEAVLPVLPETSTTEKITTQLDVLMMTQCPGGKERTQPEFMDLATGAGFSGIKYECFVANIWVMEFIK; encoded by the exons ATGGCCTCTTCACTGGAAACAAAACCCCAAGCCATAGTTCTTGACGATGAAAGAAAGCAAGAAGCAGAAAGCTTTCATTATGCTGTGCAGCTGGTGGTTTCATCTGCGCTGCCCATGTCCATGCAATCAGCCATTGAGCTCGGACTTTTTGATATCATAGCCAGAGCAGGTGCGGGTGCGGGGCTCTCTGCACCCCAGATTGCTGCCCAGATTGGCACCCAGAATCCTGAGGCAGCCTTTATGCTGGATCGAATCCTTAGGCTCCTCGCCACTCACTCTGTACTTGGTTGCTCTCTGGTTGATGGCCAAAGGCTCTACAGGCTCTCCGCGGTGTCCAAGCACTTTGTGACTGAAGATGGCGTTTCGTTGGGCTTCGTCATGGCATTGTTCCAAGACAAGGTCTTCATAAACAGTTG GTCACAACTGAAAGACGCAGTTATTGAAGGTGGAATTCCATTTGAGAGGTTCCATGGCATGCCTACCTTTGAGTATTCAGGTTCGGACCCGAGGTTTAATCAGGTTTTCAACACAGCAATGTTCAACCACACCACTCTTGTTGTGAAGCGGATTCTTGATCTCTACAGGGGTTTTGAGCACCTTGGGGAGCTTGTTGATGTTGGTGGTGGTTTGGGAGTAGCTCTCAGTCTAATCACTTCCAGATACCCTCATATTAAGGGAATCAATTACGATCTGCCGCATGTTATAAAATATGCTCACCCTTCTCCTG GTGTCGAACATGTGGGAGGAGACATGTTTGCCCATGTTCCAAGTGGAGATGCCATTTTCTTAAAG GGCATACTTCACGATTGGACGGATGAGGACTGCATAAAGTTGTTGAAGAATTGTTACAGTGCTACTCCAGGCGATGGAAAAGTAATCGTTTTGGAGGCAGTTCTTCCAGTTTTGCCGGAAACAAGCACTACTGAGAAGATCACCACCCAACTGGATGTGCTTATGATGACTCAATGCCCAGGAGGGAAGGAGAGGACCCAACCAGAATTCATGGACTTGGCAACTGGTGCTGGATTCAGTGGCATCAAATATGAATGTTTCGTCGCTAACATATGGGTCATGGAGTTTATTAAGTAG
- the LOC112169629 gene encoding caffeic acid 3-O-methyltransferase-like translates to MQLVTSTALSMSTQLAVELGVFDIIAKAGAGAGLSSSQIAAQIGTENPDAPMMLDRILRLLASHSVLNCTVVNANDDDHSDGPNFQRVYSLAPVSKYFAKSDEDGVSLGAMMALIQDKVFLDSWFQLKDAVVEGGIPFNRVRGTHAFEYPGLDPRFNQVLNTAMFNHTTIVIKKILDLYKGFEHLKQLVDAGGGLGVTLSLITSRYPHIKGINFDLPHVIKDAPSYTGVEHVGGDMFASVPSGDAIFMKWILHDWSDEH, encoded by the exons ATGCAGCTGGTGACTTCCACTGCGCTGTCCATGTCCACGCAATTAGCAGTTGAGCTTGGAGTTTTCGACATCATAGCCAAAGCTGGTGCAGGTGCGGGTCTCTCCTCATCGCAGATAGCAGCTCAGATAGGCACCGAGAACCCCGATGCGCCCATGATGTTGGATCGGATCCTCAGGCTACTGGCAAGTCACTCTGTGCTCAATTGCACTGTGGTTAATGCTAATGATGATGATCATAGTGATGGGCCTAATTTTCAGAGGGTTTATAGTCTTGCTCCTGTGTCCAAGTACTTTGCGAAGAGTGATGAAGATGGTGTTTCTTTAGGCGCCATGATGGCACTGATTCAAGACAAGGTCTTCTTGGACAGCTG GTTCCAGTTGAAAGATGCTGTTGTGGAAGGAGGAATCCCATTTAACAGGGTCCGTGGCACACATGCCTTTGAGTATCCAGGTTTGGATCCCAGGTTTAACCAAGTGTTGAACACAGCAATGTTCAACCACACCACTATTGTTATCAAGAAAATTCTTGATCTCTACAAGGGTTTTGAGCACCTTAAGCAACTTGTTGACGCTGGGGGTGGCCTTGGAGTGACTCTTAGCCTAATCACTTCTAGATACCCTCATATTAAGGGCATTAACTTTGACTTGCCTCATGTCATCAAAGATGCCCCTTCTTACACTG GAGTGGAACATGTTGGAGGAGACATGTTTGCAAGTGTTCCAAGTGGGGATGCCATTTTTATGAAG TGGATACTTCATGACTGGAGTGATGAACACTGA